One window from the genome of Calditrichota bacterium encodes:
- the rpsR gene encoding 30S ribosomal protein S18, which yields MKKKRVCRFCEEDIKYVDFKEVKRLVRFTTEQGKIIPRRTSGTCAKHQRQLVKAIKRARHLALIPFVSEITR from the coding sequence ATGAAGAAAAAGAGAGTCTGTCGCTTTTGCGAGGAAGACATAAAATATGTGGATTTTAAAGAGGTCAAGCGCCTTGTGCGGTTTACCACGGAACAGGGAAAAATTATTCCCCGGCGAACCTCGGGAACATGCGCCAAACATCAACGTCAGCTTGTAAAAGCAATTAAGCGAGCGCGACATCTGGCGTTGATTCCGTTTGTTTCTGAAATCACAAGATAG
- a CDS encoding 50S ribosomal protein L9 — MKIILRKDFEDLGKAGDVVTVKSGYARNFLIPQGIALKADSAAVKQLASEKKMEELKVTRSKKAAQQLAEELEKVSCTATVTVGEEDKVFGSVTTQQISDLLKEKGYEVDRKKIKLEEPIKALGIYDVPIKLHPEVEIKIKLWVVKE, encoded by the coding sequence ATGAAAATAATTTTACGCAAAGATTTTGAAGACCTCGGCAAGGCCGGGGATGTGGTGACCGTAAAAAGCGGTTATGCAAGAAATTTCTTGATTCCTCAGGGCATTGCCTTGAAAGCGGACTCTGCCGCCGTGAAACAATTGGCATCAGAGAAAAAAATGGAAGAGTTGAAAGTAACGCGAAGCAAAAAAGCAGCCCAACAATTAGCGGAAGAATTGGAAAAAGTTTCGTGCACAGCGACGGTTACGGTCGGCGAAGAAGACAAAGTTTTCGGTTCCGTGACTACGCAGCAGATTTCGGATTTGCTGAAAGAAAAAGGCTACGAAGTTGATCGCAAGAAAATCAAGCTCGAAGAACCTATAAAAGCACTGGGGATCTACGATGTGCCGATAAAACTTCACCCCGAAGTGGAAATAAAAATAAAATTGTGGGTGGTTAAAGAATAG